One window of the bacterium genome contains the following:
- a CDS encoding T9SS type A sorting domain-containing protein, whose translation MLKFLWNRFGSAALLICAVVLGWTGVAHSDPRLWDNAVRQDRNGRAIRQGHHIEWQRASYRRADGYVLVVWSDCRNGDRDIYGQLISPTGNEMWTHDGRAIVSFPYRQEDPEVTVASDGNWIVAWIDFRFDSTGDVYAQKLTDSGTRLWADTAGVVVDTFICSTPGCGSAVSETTLRAVGDANGGAIIAWEDTRRDPAGDIYAQHINANGVRTWNNTPYPPLAVTYIDGGQNGITADADGNGNMLVAWKDGRDASNQNVYAAKITADGQLPWGGQNGMVVCNADGQQSSPKLCPDGLGGAYVAWTDQRNTTDDVYVQRINGAGDVQWTPNGVPLSDAEHNQGEVRVATSANGLTPDGLLAVWEDQRVNGERKEVFAQKMSLQGAAQWQANGLRVCGNAGQDSLGPTGETRDGVRLISDFHGGLICAWEDTRGSDNDLQNCDIYGARVLANGTLTWGGECGNLLAGGPRAQNAPLIRMTDSTHFSMFYDDLRRGSQAIRYQRYDLASCTPSFSTDSTLVAGLDGDAFLPKTVAMAGGRAGVVWLDNRAVAGGTALYYQIIDSSGNVEKGVNGDTLVPDNSGNAQVSQDKHQVCTDNGGGFFVTFEDLRTGAKLIRLTHIGSDGQLLGNRAGSEIWHDAQTTDQVDAFCAPDGIGGCYVAWSNYNLSYLIDVYVMRMNSDCTPAWPQPVRLTNTDDDDMMRGLVSNPDHSAIMVWKSGLFGAFNITTAKVDLNGNVVYNFNVCDAPNEQDNPTLVSDGQGGAFYAWSDKRNEEMRPGFDKDIYAQHLSATGEELWQGHNGIPVVIDTLMQDKPTLALSQDGQLFCTWESFVGEVSGLNLMAQKLSPSGARQWPVLGKPLCLARGDQQDVVLYAEWGNGLYVNWTDNRVAFPDVYGMHWWAGGDATESWWVPDSGGVVCDYYQWQTNPSICDDAGGGIFTAWTDQRASGKEPLKNIWMNRINDHVTSIKEVPTSLLPTKPELYQNYPNPFNPSTRISFAIPATQRVSVEIFNTLGQKVTTLVDKVMTAGKYEIMYESPRLASGMYYYRLKTSNFVDVKKMILLK comes from the coding sequence ATGTTGAAGTTTCTTTGGAATCGTTTTGGGAGTGCCGCGCTGCTGATCTGTGCCGTCGTGCTCGGCTGGACCGGAGTTGCTCATTCCGATCCTCGCCTATGGGACAATGCCGTTCGTCAGGATCGGAATGGGAGAGCCATCCGCCAGGGCCATCACATCGAATGGCAAAGAGCAAGCTATCGCCGTGCAGACGGATATGTGCTCGTCGTCTGGTCCGATTGCCGCAACGGCGACCGTGATATCTACGGCCAGCTCATTTCCCCCACCGGCAACGAAATGTGGACCCATGATGGCCGGGCCATCGTCTCGTTTCCCTACAGGCAGGAAGATCCGGAGGTCACCGTGGCTTCCGATGGCAATTGGATTGTTGCCTGGATTGATTTCCGCTTTGACAGCACCGGTGACGTCTACGCTCAGAAGCTGACCGATAGCGGTACCCGCCTGTGGGCCGATACCGCTGGCGTTGTGGTGGATACCTTCATCTGCAGTACTCCCGGCTGCGGCTCAGCGGTCAGCGAAACCACGCTGCGTGCGGTCGGCGACGCCAATGGCGGCGCGATCATTGCATGGGAAGACACCCGTCGTGATCCGGCAGGTGATATCTATGCTCAGCACATCAATGCCAATGGCGTGCGGACATGGAATAACACTCCCTACCCGCCGCTTGCGGTCACCTACATTGACGGTGGCCAGAACGGCATCACCGCCGACGCCGACGGCAACGGCAACATGCTGGTGGCCTGGAAAGATGGCCGCGACGCCAGCAACCAGAACGTCTACGCCGCGAAGATTACGGCCGATGGCCAGCTCCCCTGGGGCGGCCAGAACGGTATGGTCGTGTGCAACGCAGACGGTCAGCAAAGCAGCCCGAAGCTCTGCCCGGATGGTCTCGGCGGCGCCTATGTGGCCTGGACCGACCAGCGCAATACCACCGATGACGTCTACGTTCAGCGCATCAACGGCGCCGGTGACGTGCAGTGGACGCCCAACGGCGTCCCTCTCAGCGATGCCGAGCACAATCAGGGTGAAGTGCGTGTTGCCACCAGCGCGAACGGTTTGACGCCGGATGGTCTGCTCGCCGTATGGGAAGACCAGCGCGTCAACGGCGAGCGCAAGGAAGTCTTCGCGCAGAAGATGTCACTGCAGGGGGCCGCTCAGTGGCAGGCCAACGGTCTCCGCGTCTGCGGAAATGCCGGTCAGGATTCCCTCGGACCCACCGGCGAAACCCGCGACGGTGTGCGCCTGATCTCCGATTTTCACGGCGGCTTGATCTGTGCCTGGGAAGACACCCGCGGCTCGGATAACGATCTGCAGAACTGCGATATCTACGGCGCGCGCGTCCTTGCCAACGGCACGCTGACGTGGGGAGGCGAATGCGGCAATCTGCTGGCCGGCGGACCCCGCGCGCAGAACGCGCCGCTGATCCGTATGACCGACTCCACACACTTCTCGATGTTCTATGATGACCTGCGCCGCGGCTCGCAGGCGATCCGCTATCAGCGTTACGATCTGGCCAGTTGCACCCCGTCCTTCTCCACGGATTCGACCCTCGTGGCCGGTCTGGATGGCGACGCCTTCCTGCCCAAGACGGTTGCCATGGCGGGTGGCCGCGCCGGCGTGGTCTGGCTGGATAACCGCGCGGTGGCCGGCGGCACTGCCCTCTATTACCAGATCATCGATTCCTCCGGCAACGTCGAAAAAGGTGTTAATGGCGACACGCTGGTTCCCGACAACAGCGGCAACGCTCAGGTCAGTCAGGACAAGCATCAGGTATGCACCGACAATGGCGGCGGATTCTTCGTCACCTTTGAAGACCTGCGCACCGGCGCCAAGCTCATTCGCTTGACCCACATCGGCAGCGACGGCCAACTGCTCGGCAACCGCGCCGGCAGCGAAATCTGGCACGATGCCCAGACCACCGATCAAGTCGACGCCTTTTGCGCCCCCGACGGCATCGGCGGCTGTTACGTGGCGTGGTCCAACTACAACCTGTCGTACCTTATCGACGTGTATGTCATGCGTATGAACTCCGACTGTACGCCCGCGTGGCCGCAGCCGGTGCGCCTGACCAACACCGATGACGACGACATGATGCGCGGTCTGGTCAGCAACCCAGACCATAGCGCCATCATGGTGTGGAAGTCGGGTCTTTTCGGCGCGTTCAATATCACCACCGCCAAAGTCGACCTGAACGGCAACGTGGTTTACAACTTCAACGTCTGCGACGCTCCCAACGAGCAGGACAATCCCACTCTGGTCTCCGACGGTCAGGGCGGCGCATTCTACGCCTGGTCGGACAAGCGCAACGAAGAAATGCGCCCCGGCTTCGATAAGGACATCTATGCGCAGCATCTGAGCGCGACGGGTGAAGAGCTGTGGCAGGGACACAACGGTATCCCGGTGGTGATTGACACTCTGATGCAGGACAAGCCGACCCTCGCGCTCTCGCAGGACGGGCAGCTCTTCTGCACCTGGGAATCGTTCGTCGGTGAAGTCTCCGGCTTGAACCTGATGGCTCAAAAGCTCAGCCCCTCCGGCGCGCGCCAGTGGCCGGTGCTGGGCAAGCCACTCTGTCTGGCTCGCGGTGATCAGCAGGACGTCGTGCTCTATGCCGAATGGGGCAACGGTCTGTACGTCAATTGGACGGACAACCGCGTCGCCTTCCCCGACGTCTACGGTATGCACTGGTGGGCCGGCGGCGACGCCACGGAAAGCTGGTGGGTTCCGGATAGCGGCGGCGTGGTGTGCGACTATTACCAGTGGCAGACCAATCCCTCCATCTGTGACGACGCGGGCGGCGGCATCTTTACCGCATGGACCGACCAGCGCGCCTCCGGCAAGGAGCCGCTCAAGAACATCTGGATGAACCGGATCAACGACCACGTGACCAGCATCAAGGAGGTTCCCACCTCGTTGCTGCCCACCAAGCCGGAACTCTACCAGAACTACCCGAATCCCTTCAACCCTTCCACGCGTATCAGCTTCGCCATTCCCGCCACGCAGCGGGTGTCGGTGGAAATCTTCAACACGCTGGGCCAGAAGGTAACCACGCTGGTGGACAAGGTGATGACTGCCGGCAAGTATGAAATCATGTACGAATCGCCGCGCCTGGCCTCGGGCATGTACTACTATCGCCTGAAAACGTCCAACTTCGTGGACGTCAAGAAAATGATCCTGCTGAAGTAG
- a CDS encoding DinB family protein: protein MNERETFLETWDREHKTTVKVLRAYPAGKDDIKPAPLCKSAVELAGVFVAEQSGLIGGIVKGQIDWSGFHKPPASIPEVVAKLEADYATVAAGVRGMSEADWNAKMEFPVGPKQMGLVRRGDLLWSMVHDMIHHRGQFSIYLRMAGGKVPSIYGPTADEPWH from the coding sequence ATGAATGAAAGGGAGACATTCCTCGAGACGTGGGACCGCGAGCACAAGACCACCGTCAAGGTGCTCAGGGCCTATCCGGCGGGCAAGGATGACATCAAACCCGCACCGCTGTGCAAGTCCGCCGTGGAACTGGCGGGAGTCTTTGTGGCCGAGCAGTCGGGTCTGATTGGAGGAATTGTCAAAGGGCAGATAGACTGGTCGGGATTTCACAAGCCGCCCGCATCGATCCCTGAGGTGGTTGCCAAGCTGGAAGCGGATTACGCTACCGTAGCCGCCGGAGTGCGGGGCATGTCGGAGGCTGATTGGAATGCGAAGATGGAGTTCCCTGTGGGGCCGAAGCAGATGGGTCTGGTAAGGCGGGGAGATCTGCTGTGGTCGATGGTGCATGACATGATCCATCACCGCGGCCAATTTTCCATTTATCTGCGGATGGCCGGCGGCAAAGTGCCGTCAATCTACGGTCCGACGGCCGATGAGCCGTGGCACTGA
- the pepF gene encoding oligoendopeptidase F — MPVLMSTGVDVFAQTEELKERSQIPEKYTWNLKDMYASDEAWEADVAAIDGMIPTLKSYEGKISQSPDQLLSFFKVYEDLNKKMDNAGSYASMSYDQDTRQQKYTGFKDRIMSVGVKIGEATAWFTPELVSIPDATFEKWYKEKPELAVYRQFINDQLRTRAHTLSPAEERILALSGNMAVTPVNASTALRNTDIQFPTVKDENGKEVKLSEGRYQMLLESPSRDVRRDAMMGMLGTYMKFQNTAAALMSGNIAKDIFYSTSRKYHSALEASLDNDNVDTTVYLNLIETVHKNIAPLRKYVQVRREAMKLPDIHLYDFNVALIPETRIEVPYDQAVATIEKALAPLGKEYLDPMEKGFASRWIDVYETKGKRSGAYSSGSYLSHPYMLLNYNNTLDDMFTTAHEMGHSMHTWMSMHHQPYIYSDYRIFVAEVASTFNEALLMDYLLKNEKDPAKKLYLVNQYIDNIRGTVISQVMFAEFELKMHQAAEAGQPLTAESLSKMYKETIQSYYGPDVSWDEEYAYTWIRIPHFYRNFYVYKYATSYAASQALSQRVLGNVKGARDAYLHFLSSGSSKYPLDLLRDAGVDMSKPAPIEMTMKKLGELVDQMEKLLIQTGRIPAPKK; from the coding sequence GTGCCCGTTCTCATGAGCACCGGCGTGGACGTCTTCGCCCAGACCGAAGAGTTGAAAGAGCGCTCGCAGATTCCCGAAAAGTACACGTGGAATCTGAAAGACATGTATGCCAGCGACGAAGCATGGGAAGCGGACGTTGCGGCCATCGATGGCATGATCCCGACGTTGAAGAGCTACGAGGGCAAGATCAGCCAGTCCCCCGACCAGCTCCTGTCCTTCTTCAAGGTCTACGAAGACCTGAACAAAAAGATGGACAACGCCGGATCATACGCCAGCATGTCCTATGACCAGGACACGCGCCAGCAGAAGTATACCGGTTTCAAGGACCGCATCATGAGCGTGGGCGTCAAGATCGGCGAGGCCACCGCCTGGTTCACGCCCGAACTGGTGTCGATTCCCGACGCCACTTTCGAGAAGTGGTACAAGGAGAAGCCGGAGTTGGCCGTCTATCGCCAGTTCATCAATGACCAGCTTCGCACACGCGCCCATACGCTGAGCCCCGCCGAAGAGCGCATTCTTGCGCTGTCGGGCAACATGGCCGTAACCCCGGTGAACGCCAGCACGGCGCTGCGCAACACGGATATTCAGTTCCCCACGGTCAAGGATGAGAACGGCAAAGAGGTCAAGCTGTCCGAAGGCCGTTACCAGATGCTGCTGGAAAGCCCCAGCCGCGACGTGCGCCGCGATGCGATGATGGGCATGCTCGGCACCTATATGAAGTTCCAGAATACCGCGGCGGCGCTGATGTCGGGCAATATCGCCAAGGACATTTTCTACTCTACGTCGCGCAAGTATCACAGCGCCCTTGAAGCGTCGCTGGACAATGACAACGTGGACACCACGGTGTATCTGAACCTGATCGAGACCGTGCACAAGAATATCGCTCCGCTGCGCAAGTACGTGCAGGTGCGCCGTGAGGCCATGAAGCTTCCGGACATCCATCTGTACGACTTCAACGTCGCATTGATTCCCGAGACGCGGATCGAGGTGCCTTACGATCAGGCCGTGGCCACGATTGAGAAGGCGCTGGCCCCGCTGGGCAAGGAATATCTGGATCCGATGGAGAAGGGCTTTGCCAGCCGCTGGATCGACGTCTATGAAACCAAAGGCAAGCGGTCCGGCGCGTATTCCTCGGGAAGCTATCTCTCGCACCCGTACATGCTGTTGAACTACAACAACACCCTCGACGACATGTTCACGACGGCGCACGAGATGGGCCACAGCATGCACACGTGGATGAGCATGCACCACCAGCCGTACATCTATTCCGATTACCGGATTTTCGTAGCCGAAGTCGCGTCGACGTTCAACGAAGCGCTGCTGATGGACTATCTGCTGAAGAACGAGAAGGACCCGGCCAAGAAGTTGTATCTGGTGAACCAGTATATCGACAACATTCGCGGCACCGTGATTTCGCAGGTGATGTTCGCCGAGTTCGAACTGAAGATGCATCAGGCGGCGGAAGCGGGGCAGCCGCTTACGGCGGAGAGTCTCTCCAAGATGTACAAGGAGACGATTCAGTCCTACTATGGTCCGGACGTATCCTGGGATGAAGAGTACGCCTACACCTGGATTCGCATCCCGCATTTCTACCGCAACTTCTACGTCTACAAGTATGCGACGTCTTATGCCGCCTCGCAGGCGCTCTCACAGAGAGTGCTGGGCAACGTGAAGGGCGCGCGCGACGCGTATCTGCATTTCCTCTCCAGCGGTTCGTCCAAGTACCCGCTGGATCTGCTGCGCGACGCCGGTGTGGATATGAGCAAGCCCGCGCCGATTGAAATGACCATGAAGAAGCTGGGCGAACTGGTAGACCAGATGGAGAAGCTGCTGATTCAGACGGGCCGCATTCCCGCCCCGAAGAAGTAA
- a CDS encoding quinone-dependent dihydroorotate dehydrogenase, translating to MYKFFRKIAFLRDAEAVHDSVLHLFERLQSNPQGRVFLHGMAGPPVLRPTTVMGLNFIHPLGIAAGFDKDARVTPALQELGFSYVEVGTVTPEPQPGNPKPRIWRFPEADALVNALGFPGEGMRRVGERLHAMRADGSLRIPVGINFGKNATTPVELALSDYKKVFEHLYDLGDYFVVNVSSPNTVGLRDLQAVEKLRPLLGELAEINAAAKSKPLLVKIAPDLADEDVVAIGRLSRELGLAGVVAGNTTIRHDLVPRAVAITRGGLSGAPQFPRTRQLLTLLRSELSKDQTLMAAGGIDSPERLEECLTLGANLVQVYTAFIYHGPRCARKVLLKS from the coding sequence GTGTACAAATTCTTCCGCAAAATTGCCTTTCTGCGCGACGCTGAAGCCGTGCATGACTCCGTGCTCCATCTCTTCGAGCGCCTTCAATCCAATCCTCAGGGCCGCGTTTTCCTGCATGGCATGGCCGGACCGCCGGTGCTGCGGCCCACCACCGTCATGGGGCTGAATTTCATTCATCCTCTGGGCATTGCCGCGGGCTTTGACAAAGATGCTCGCGTGACTCCCGCTCTGCAGGAGCTGGGCTTTTCCTACGTCGAAGTCGGCACGGTGACGCCCGAACCGCAACCGGGAAATCCCAAGCCGCGCATCTGGCGGTTTCCCGAAGCCGACGCGCTGGTCAATGCGCTGGGCTTTCCGGGAGAGGGCATGCGACGAGTAGGGGAGAGGCTGCACGCCATGCGCGCTGATGGCAGCCTGCGCATTCCCGTCGGCATTAACTTCGGCAAGAATGCCACCACCCCCGTCGAGCTGGCGCTGAGTGATTACAAAAAGGTCTTCGAGCACCTGTATGATCTCGGAGACTACTTTGTGGTGAATGTCTCCTCGCCGAACACGGTGGGGCTGCGGGATCTGCAAGCGGTGGAGAAACTGCGTCCCTTGCTGGGCGAATTAGCAGAGATCAATGCCGCCGCCAAATCCAAGCCGCTGCTGGTGAAGATCGCACCCGATCTGGCCGATGAAGATGTCGTGGCCATCGGACGGCTCTCCCGTGAACTTGGCCTGGCAGGAGTGGTCGCGGGCAACACTACCATCCGGCATGATCTGGTGCCGCGCGCCGTGGCGATCACCCGCGGCGGCCTCTCCGGTGCGCCGCAGTTTCCGCGCACCAGACAGTTGTTGACATTGCTGCGCAGTGAGTTGTCCAAAGATCAGACCCTGATGGCCGCCGGAGGAATCGATTCCCCCGAGCGGCTCGAAGAATGCCTGACGCTTGGCGCAAACCTCGTACAGGTGTACACTGCATTCATCTATCACGGCCCGCGCTGCGCACGAAAAGTGCTGCTGAAGTCCTGA
- a CDS encoding BamA/TamA family outer membrane protein produces MGRAAVVVTLLWIVAAYADQSYVVRRIDVIGLHRTKRWVVERELRFQVGDTVTAKDLHAASDRLSNLSIFNSVSVHISRGGVVAVRAPELWPLWPVLGVSFSEGKVSDLFTRPRAFLRRATLSAGGTYLNTFGTGARLYGVGQIGATQGIDLEYHSRWFSQHLPVAVRLGFTDLRENSSAPVSYDSTRYRRDLSGTVDVSTHEGAPSRVGLKLKYRDLRVQTTATGGGSFDLLRRYQTMWFSPYVILDRRDLEWFPSRGAYAETRVDLVTGNIGFIRSMYDYRAYFPFHSTVRSPLIALRLAAGTSTNSTPKWAHYYYSFGNALRGFGDLRSESGTYIIGNAELRYPLGDETTYDVPLIGRYGKNWPWGVSALAFVERGELILAGSRAERTGFGAGFYFRIPYFEILETSATLRPSGHTSFSVSTGVAF; encoded by the coding sequence ATGGGCAGAGCTGCTGTTGTGGTTACCCTGCTGTGGATCGTTGCAGCCTATGCGGACCAATCCTATGTGGTGCGCCGCATTGACGTCATCGGCCTGCATCGCACCAAGCGCTGGGTAGTTGAGCGTGAACTCCGCTTTCAAGTGGGCGATACGGTCACGGCCAAGGATTTGCACGCCGCCAGCGACCGGCTCTCCAACCTCTCCATCTTCAACAGCGTCTCCGTGCATATCAGCAGGGGAGGCGTGGTCGCCGTGCGCGCTCCCGAACTGTGGCCACTCTGGCCCGTGCTCGGCGTGTCTTTTTCTGAAGGCAAAGTTAGTGACCTGTTCACGCGCCCGCGGGCGTTTCTTCGCCGGGCGACTCTTAGTGCAGGCGGCACCTACCTCAATACCTTCGGCACCGGTGCTCGCCTGTATGGCGTAGGCCAGATCGGCGCCACGCAGGGAATTGATCTGGAATATCACTCGCGCTGGTTCTCCCAGCATCTGCCCGTAGCCGTTCGTCTGGGATTCACCGACCTCCGGGAGAACTCCTCGGCGCCCGTTAGCTACGATTCCACCCGCTACCGCCGGGATCTGTCGGGAACCGTCGATGTCTCGACGCATGAAGGCGCTCCGTCCCGCGTCGGGCTGAAACTAAAGTACCGTGATCTGCGCGTGCAAACTACGGCTACGGGTGGCGGATCCTTCGACCTTCTGCGGCGCTACCAGACCATGTGGTTTTCACCTTATGTCATTCTGGATCGCCGCGACCTCGAGTGGTTTCCATCGCGCGGCGCTTATGCGGAAACCCGGGTGGACCTCGTCACCGGCAACATCGGCTTTATTCGCTCGATGTACGATTACCGCGCCTATTTCCCGTTTCATTCGACAGTCCGCTCGCCCCTGATTGCCCTGCGACTTGCCGCCGGAACCTCCACCAATTCTACTCCCAAGTGGGCCCACTACTACTACAGTTTCGGCAATGCGCTGCGCGGATTCGGCGATCTGCGCAGTGAGTCCGGCACCTACATCATCGGCAATGCGGAACTGCGCTACCCGTTGGGCGACGAGACCACCTATGATGTGCCGCTGATTGGCCGCTATGGCAAGAATTGGCCGTGGGGAGTCTCCGCCTTGGCCTTCGTCGAACGCGGCGAACTGATTCTGGCCGGCAGTCGGGCCGAACGCACCGGCTTCGGCGCCGGCTTCTATTTCCGCATCCCCTATTTCGAAATTCTTGAAACCAGCGCCACCCTGCGCCCCTCCGGTCACACCTCGTTTTCGGTCAGTACCGGCGTAGCCTTCTGA
- a CDS encoding PAS domain-containing protein, protein MRNATTARILSGNGQFAVSLIRPDGGVEFENQAAKDLLGRQSGMSLSILESLTVPGGWDEMMARLALEGTLDSVPVLLQTSHGDAELCYVTAIPQYSREGTLESVLCAWGTRRDAAATGNAENLADYTRDLESVLEHRTYQNLLAAEQNEFARDALDVLPTGILVASVDGEICYRNRSMGNEFGLHPADYLQLDISHVLSSDVAQAFEQVVENGSRRFLYGVDPGGLPAAVDLLPLLRLGRTQKVVVQFRRAKRGDVA, encoded by the coding sequence ATGCGCAACGCGACGACAGCCCGAATTCTCTCAGGAAACGGCCAATTTGCCGTGTCCCTGATCCGGCCAGACGGCGGGGTGGAATTCGAAAACCAGGCTGCAAAAGATCTGCTGGGACGCCAGTCCGGGATGTCGTTATCGATTCTCGAATCGCTGACCGTTCCGGGCGGATGGGATGAGATGATGGCGCGACTGGCCCTTGAAGGCACACTGGATTCCGTGCCGGTTCTGCTGCAGACATCCCATGGCGACGCCGAATTGTGTTACGTCACGGCCATTCCGCAATATTCGCGCGAAGGAACACTGGAAAGCGTTTTGTGCGCCTGGGGTACACGGCGCGACGCCGCCGCGACGGGCAATGCGGAGAACCTTGCCGATTATACCCGCGACCTCGAAAGCGTGCTGGAACACCGCACCTATCAGAATCTGCTGGCCGCCGAGCAAAATGAATTTGCGCGGGATGCTCTGGATGTGCTGCCCACCGGAATCCTTGTTGCGTCCGTCGATGGCGAAATTTGCTACCGGAATCGGTCTATGGGCAATGAGTTCGGCCTGCATCCCGCCGACTATCTGCAGCTCGATATATCCCATGTGCTGAGTTCCGACGTAGCCCAGGCCTTTGAACAGGTCGTGGAAAACGGGAGCCGGCGGTTTTTGTATGGCGTCGATCCCGGCGGGCTCCCGGCCGCGGTGGATCTGCTTCCGCTTTTGCGGCTTGGCCGGACGCAGAAGGTTGTCGTGCAGTTCCGTCGCGCAAAACGGGGAGACGTAGCATGA
- a CDS encoding HD domain-containing phosphohydrolase, giving the protein MRLCPVRELLPGMMLGKSIFTEAGQLLLRAGYTLDAEVLHRLAATGRNAIYVFEEGTEDIIPEDLISDESRGRAAAAYGQTLDRMTETMRTRKDIAPDQLRSMLQRGGEFRNVVDVDRVSADVASIVDEIMDSSAEVLNQTLMKSRTGYNTEHAVDTALVALLIGRRLQYSRRDLVELGTGAFLHDLGKMALPALMNKPRSEMSEDEHALLQEHPVFGQQLLFHSSDRFFMAQTTILHHHERQDGMGYPLGLEGKNTKPLLDHQDATKYIFPFAEIVRVADSYDNLIAGGGPTGDPERAIRDVMRYSRSAYNAEVVALLAEVISIFPTGAMVCIAECSSKLLEGAQGAVMKINRERPHHPLVVLLRNARGGKVTPKTIDLAAESHVRLELVH; this is encoded by the coding sequence ATGAGACTGTGTCCCGTGAGAGAACTGCTGCCGGGCATGATGCTCGGCAAATCCATTTTTACGGAAGCAGGCCAGCTCCTGCTGCGAGCCGGCTATACCCTTGATGCCGAAGTGCTGCACCGTCTGGCGGCGACGGGCCGGAACGCGATCTATGTCTTTGAGGAAGGAACCGAGGATATTATCCCCGAGGATCTCATCTCCGATGAGTCCCGCGGCCGCGCGGCGGCGGCATACGGCCAGACTCTGGACCGCATGACCGAGACGATGCGCACGCGCAAGGACATTGCGCCCGACCAGCTCCGCTCGATGCTGCAGCGCGGCGGCGAATTCCGCAATGTGGTGGATGTCGATCGCGTGAGCGCCGACGTGGCGTCGATTGTGGATGAGATTATGGATTCCAGCGCCGAAGTGCTGAACCAGACCCTGATGAAAAGCCGCACGGGCTACAACACCGAACACGCGGTGGACACGGCCCTGGTGGCGCTGCTTATCGGCCGCCGCCTGCAGTATTCGCGGCGGGATCTGGTGGAACTGGGAACGGGAGCCTTTCTGCACGACCTGGGCAAGATGGCTCTGCCCGCGCTGATGAACAAGCCCCGGTCCGAGATGAGCGAGGATGAACACGCGCTGCTGCAGGAGCATCCGGTCTTCGGGCAGCAATTGCTCTTTCACAGCAGCGACCGCTTTTTTATGGCCCAGACCACCATCCTCCATCATCACGAGCGGCAGGATGGCATGGGCTACCCGCTGGGCCTGGAGGGAAAGAACACCAAACCGCTGCTTGATCATCAGGACGCGACCAAGTACATCTTCCCCTTCGCCGAGATCGTGCGTGTCGCCGACAGCTATGACAATCTCATTGCCGGCGGCGGCCCCACCGGTGATCCGGAGCGCGCCATCCGGGACGTCATGCGGTATTCCCGTTCCGCCTACAATGCGGAAGTGGTGGCTCTGCTGGCCGAAGTGATCTCCATCTTCCCCACCGGCGCCATGGTGTGCATCGCCGAGTGTTCTTCCAAACTGCTTGAGGGCGCGCAGGGAGCAGTCATGAAGATCAACCGCGAGCGCCCGCATCATCCGCTGGTGGTGCTGCTGCGCAACGCGCGCGGCGGAAAAGTTACACCCAAGACCATCGACCTTGCCGCTGAAAGCCACGTGCGTCTCGAACTGGTGCACTGA